In the Elizabethkingia bruuniana genome, TTTTCTGCTTTGCTTTGCCAACAGAATAAACTGTTCTGTTGTGCTAAAATTATTTTCGTGAATAATAATTGCTACATTTTTTGGAAAAGGAAGAACCTGGTCTTTTTTACTAACCGTAACATCTTTCCCATAAATGTTAACAAATTGTCCTAGTTTGCTATTAAGAGTTGACTGAATCTTTTTATATGTTTCTTTATCCTCTGCGTCGGTATCGGAACTGTTAATCAGTGTATCCCAAATTTTGTTGTTTTGTGGAGTGGAGTACATTTCTGTCATTACAGTACGGATTGGATTCGTATAGAGATACTTGATGAGTCCCTGATAATTGGAATCTTGCCCGCCCTGACAGTCTCTTAGATCAATAATGAGGTTTGGAGTAGAAGCTATCAGGTTATCCAGACTAGCCAATGTACTGTCTATTGCTTTCTTGTTTTGGTGGAAAGCCGGAATTCGGAGATAAACAGTATTGTCATCTTTCTTGTAACCAAATGTTTTACCGCTGGTTTTTATCTGGTTGTATTCTTTTGTATTGTCCTGATATGTAAAGCTAGGGTAGGATCGCTGGAAAACCGCATCATCAATCTGAAGTAAATTTTTTCCAAGATATAAAGCTTTTTTTACAGGAACTGGTTTGAAATTTTTCTGATAATAAGTTCCTGATTTCAGATCCTGATTTAATGAAAATAGAATATCATCTTTGTTCCAGTCTTTGTTTTGTGTATTTACAATACTGCCAACAAAAGTGTTTCCTTCTTTTTTTACAGCAATAAGATTACTTCCTCTTGACCATATTCCTTCAATATTGTCTTCCTTACTTGTGGCAAGGGTTTTCTTGAATTGTTCGATATTGAAAGCCTTTTGTTTTACCGGCTGAAAGTGCTCGGAGTTTAATTGATTTTTTACAGCTTTATCTGTTAATGTAAATCTGAAATGATCGGTGCGGAAAAATTTAATCCATTCTTCCAAAGCTGCTTTGCACTGGTAGAAATCTGTAATGTTAGTAACTTTATCGTTTGTAATTTTATTATGGAGATCATAGGCTGTTCTTCCCTTTGTATCTAGTATATGACGATAGCCCGCATCATTTTCTTCAAAAGTCTTTTTAGTCCATTCATAGTTTTCTTTACAGTTGC is a window encoding:
- a CDS encoding S41 family peptidase yields the protein MKLFFPFLLLMGTMSIQAQNCNCKENYEWTKKTFEENDAGYRHILDTKGRTAYDLHNKITNDKVTNITDFYQCKAALEEWIKFFRTDHFRFTLTDKAVKNQLNSEHFQPVKQKAFNIEQFKKTLATSKEDNIEGIWSRGSNLIAVKKEGNTFVGSIVNTQNKDWNKDDILFSLNQDLKSGTYYQKNFKPVPVKKALYLGKNLLQIDDAVFQRSYPSFTYQDNTKEYNQIKTSGKTFGYKKDDNTVYLRIPAFHQNKKAIDSTLASLDNLIASTPNLIIDLRDCQGGQDSNYQGLIKYLYTNPIRTVMTEMYSTPQNNKIWDTLINSSDTDAEDKETYKKIQSTLNSKLGQFVNIYGKDVTVSKKDQVLPFPKNVAIIIHENNFSTTEQFILLAKQSRKVKFFGRKTGGAVDVSNMIEATSPSGDFVFEYCISRSLRIPEFPVDDLGIHPDFYIDKTIPEDQWVDFTSNTMKNWN